aaatgaggtaagataagggaggtaaggcaataaaataggccatagtggcgcgGTAATTACGATAtagtaattaaacactggagtgatagatgtgcagaagatgaacgtgcaagtagagatactggggtgcaaaggagcaaaataaataaatacagtatggggatcaggtagttgggtgggctatttacagatgggctatgcacaggtgcaatgatatgtgagctgctctgacagctggtgcttgaagttagtgaggaagataagagtctccagcttcagcgatttttgcagttcgttccagtcattggcagcaaacaactggaaggaaaggcggccaaaggaggaattggcttttggggtgaccagtgaaatatacctgctggagcgcatgctgcgggtgggtgctgctatggtgaccagtgaactgagataaggctgggctttacctagcaaagacttgtagatgacttgaagccagtgggtttggcgaagagtatgaagcgagggccagccaacgagagcgtacaggtcgcagtggtgtgtagtatatggggctttggtgacaaaacggatggcactatgatagactgcatccaatttgtggAGTAGAGTGTAGGAAAGCTACAAAataggattggtaggatagtcagttttacgagggtatgcttggcatcatgagtgaaggatgctttgttgcgaaataggaagccgattctagatttaattttggattggagatgcttaatgtgggtctggaaggagagtttacagtctaaccagatacctaggtagttgtccacatattctaggtcagaaccgtccagagtagtgatgctggacggcgggcaggtgtgggcagagatcggttgaagagcatgcatttagtttttcgaggccacggaaggagagttgtatggcattgaagctcgtctggagattagttagcacagtgtccaaagaagggccagaagtatacagaatctgcatagaggtggatcagagaatcaccagcagcaagagcgacatcattgatatatacagagaagagagtcggcccgagaattgaaccctgtggcacccccatagaaactgccagaggtccggacaacaggccctccgattttacacactgaactttATCAGTGaagaagttggtgaaccaggcgaggcagtcatttgagaaaccaaggctgttgagtctgccgataagaatgtggtgattgtcagtcgaaagccttggccaagtcgatgaatacggctgcacagtaatgtctcttatcgatggcagttatgatatcgtttaggaccttgagcgtggctgaggtgcacccatgaccagctcgaaagcaagattgcatagcggagaaggtacggtgggattggaaatggtcggtgatctgtttgttaacttggtttagagggtagatagatagatataggtctgtagcagtttgggtctagagtgtctccccctttgaagagggggatgaccgcggcagctttccaatctttggggatctcagacgatacgaacgagaggttgaacaggctagtaacaggggttgcaacaatttcggcaaataattttagaaagagagggtccagattgtctagcccggctgatttgtaggggtccagattttgcagctctttcagaacatcatctggatttaggtgaaggagaaatgggggaggcttgggtgagttgctgtggggggtgcagggcagatgaccggggtaggggtagccagggggaaagcatggccagccatggaaaaatgcttattcaaactctcaattatcatggatttatcgatggtgacagtgtttcctagcctcagtgcagtgtgcagctgggaggaggtgctcttattctccatggactttacagtgtctcagaacttttttgagtttgtgctacaggatgcaaatttctgcttgaaagaCTAGTCTTAGCTTTCCAAACTGCCTGTGTagattggttcctaacttccctgaaaagttgcataccGCGGGGGcttttcgatgctaatgcagtgcgccacaggatgtttttgtgctggtcaaaggcagtcaggggaccaggggctatatctgttcctggttctacatttttttgaatgggtcatgcttatttaagatggtgaggaaatcacttttaaagaataaccaggcatcctctactgacaggatgaggttgatatccttccaggatacccgggccaggtcggttagaaaggcctgcttgctgaagtgttttagggagcgtttgacagtgatgagggtggTCGTttggaggcaactgtgttcttggggatcttcattGCTGCAGAAttctttttggtacccttccccagattgaCGCAaacatgtctcggagctctacagacaattccttagaCATGTGGGCTCCCatttggctcccgagtggtgcagcggtctaaggcactgtatcacagtgctaaaggcgtcactacagaccctggttcgatcctgggctgtatcacaaccggccatgatcgggagtcccatagggcagagcacaattggcccagcgtcgtcctggttagggtttggccggtgtaggccgtcattgtaaataggaatttgctcttaactaacttgtctagttaaataaaggttaaataaaaattcaataaataaaaagtgtaactttccaaatcatgaccaatcaattgaatttaccagaggTGGACTTCAATAAAAttgtacaaacatctcaaggatgatcaatggacacaggatgcacctgagctccatttcgagtctcttagcaaagggtctgaatacttaaggcatttatgctttttattttttataaattgtccaaattgttttatttttgtttaactgtttttgcttcgtcattatggagtattgtttgAAAATTGTTGAGGATTTGTTTtactttaatccattttagaataagactgtaacataacaaaatgtggaaaaagtcaaggggtctgaatactttctgaaggcactgtataatgtgATTTggcgtcattttatctgtggccaataacCTTAAGCTTTCTtgaatgggcacttctaatgtaactccatGTCAGCACCCACGAGGCTTGAATTGTTTtgctctacccttagatttggcgGTGACGTCGTGTCcctatgagtgacagaacactgagccaatcacggcgcaactagagaacatcacccaatcacggtgcaactagagaacattaccaatgcctacactctgtattttctgctggctacccatcaacacagaaagtactgagctaggctgaaacacctgtgtTTTGGagttgccttactcaagaaagcaattattattttatttattttttacattgtttgcaaactgatatgtgacatgtattaatgtcaaaataacatgcaaaacagctTAAAAGTTGTGCCCcatctgccctgaatgacgggttgcCAATGATCACTCATTAATCTCTACATTTCCCATCAACATGAATCTCTTAAAAACCATTGCCAACTCTTACTGCCTCTTGTAAGAGAATGAAAACACAGAGCTCTGTTTCTTATTTAAATTCTTTAGGAAGTCACTGTTTTGTTTATTGGGACACAAACATCAGGTGCTAAACAAAGTATGGACAGATTTGTTATATATATAAGAAGTAAATAATGAATAAAAAACTATTAAAGGTAATATTAATACCAGCATACCATAGGTATTACTGTGAATAGGTCAATTAGGCTTGAACAATGCCTCACACTGTCACAATGTCATGATGTCAAATCTACAATGTATGTCCTACAACACACAGCTAATGTAAATCCCCACTGATAACGGCAAAAGTAATGCAACATATTTACACTAGCAGGACCCCACCCTTACCGGAGGTAAATCATGATGTTGTTCGTATTTCTTCAGCTATTGGGTCTCTGGATGCTATAGCATTCTTAAGTCCCACATTTCCCCATGGGATAATGATACTTGATGCTTTCCCTTTAAAATTCAATGATTTGACAGGCCTACCATGAACCCATGTccccccctttaaaaaaaaacacactcaTGTAGAAAAAACTATAATATCaaggcctgtattcacaaagacTTAAGTAGCTATAAGTGCTGTCCATTACCGAATAAGATTATATTTTACTGACTCATTTACAGCGTGTTAACACCTGGTTTAGACAGAGGCGGAACCAATTGATATAGAGACCTTCCCTGGCAAGATCCTCAGAGGATTAAAACGTAAAGTAGACATGTATGgaaaaactctctctttgaaaggATGTGTGAATCTGTGAAGTTCTGTGTTATCAACTGGGTCAACAAATGAAAGCTCTCCCTTTTTCCAGTTCAGCTGCATTCTGATTCTCTGGGGCTTTCTCACTTTGAGGGGAGTGGATGGAGTACATTCGTCCGATAAGGAATGGGTAGTATATTCCCCATCTTTACACTGCACACCAGAGGATCCATGTCTAAAGCCAATCGTTTGCTTCCTCTGGACAGACTCTAAAGCTACACCCAGAGCCCAGGCTTTATTTCCTCCAACCTCAATGTCCCAACTATGTGTCCCCGAGTTGAAGCCCTTAGAGGCCAGGACCACAAAGAGGTCATCATACCTCTCTGGGTTATCAGGAAGCTGCCGTGCGTCTTTGGTGTATGTCACACTCATCAGATCCTCGGACAGGATGAGATGCGGATGGGCAGTGTTGGGGTCCAGAATCACAGGAGCGTATTGAACTATTTCCTGCATCTTCTCCCAGACTCTGAACTGCAGGTTGCCTAGGTACTTTGCCACGTGGATCAGTGATCCTGAAACCTTCTCCGGATTTGACAGGGTGCACTTTGCTTTTTTGACTGTGGCCTTGAAGTTCTGCAGGAATGAGATATCGTCGGCTCCCAGCTCTTTCTCTATGGCTCTGATTGTGTCCGAAAGTGATGATATCTCCCTGCTCATCTCTTCAATCTTTTTTGTCATCGTCTGACTCTTTTGCTTCTCTTCCTTCCTCAGTGCAGCAATCCTGGCTTCCTCTTCATCCTGTAGAAACTGGTGAATCTTCCCAAACTCCTCCTTAATCTGCTTCTCTGTGTGCTGGGCCTGTGTCTTAATGTGCTCTGCTGTTTGATCACAGGTCAGTTTAACTTCATTTAAGACCTCCAGCATATCCTTTAGGGGCTTCAGTGCCGTCTTAACTTCCTCCTTATGATCCAGTGCAGCTTCATCTATGGGGATGCAGTCATGCTTTTTATGGTTCTTTGAATCCCGGCACACTACACAAATTGACTGCTTATCATCCAGACAGAACAGTTTGAGTTTCTCACTGTGCAGACTGCAATGCACATCTGGCCCTGCTGAATATCTCTGACCTTTCTCCTGTAAGTAGGCATCACACAGGTTCTTTAAAGCTAGGTTACATGGGGGGTTATCCATTGACAATCTTTTCCGGCACATTGGACATTCTCGAGATCCCTTCTGTTTCCAGAATTCCTTCAGACAGGCTTTGCAGATGCTGTGGGTACATGACAGGAAAACGGGATCCCTGAAGATGTCACAGCACACAGTACAGCAGAGATCCTCCTCTGGGAGGGAAGGTTTAGATGCCATTTTCTCACCACCACCGTCTCTCTTCTGTGA
This window of the Oncorhynchus clarkii lewisi isolate Uvic-CL-2024 chromosome 1, UVic_Ocla_1.0, whole genome shotgun sequence genome carries:
- the LOC139416710 gene encoding E3 ubiquitin-protein ligase TRIM35-like, with product MASKPSLPEEDLCCTVCCDIFRDPVFLSCTHSICKACLKEFWKQKGSRECPMCRKRLSMDNPPCNLALKNLCDAYLQEKGQRYSAGPDVHCSLHSEKLKLFCLDDKQSICVVCRDSKNHKKHDCIPIDEAALDHKEEVKTALKPLKDMLEVLNEVKLTCDQTAEHIKTQAQHTEKQIKEEFGKIHQFLQDEEEARIAALRKEEKQKSQTMTKKIEEMSREISSLSDTIRAIEKELGADDISFLQNFKATVKKAKCTLSNPEKVSGSLIHVAKYLGNLQFRVWEKMQEIVQYAPVILDPNTAHPHLILSEDLMSVTYTKDARQLPDNPERYDDLFVVLASKGFNSGTHSWDIEVGGNKAWALGVALESVQRKQTIGFRHGSSGVQCKDGEYTTHSLSDECTPSTPLKVRKPQRIRMQLNWKKGELSFVDPVDNTELHRFTHPFKERVFPYMSTLRFNPLRILPGKVSISIGSASV